One Mycobacteroides salmoniphilum DNA segment encodes these proteins:
- a CDS encoding serine hydrolase domain-containing protein, whose protein sequence is MSALDLVADWPVPAVSAAVVGPEGIRARIGPVTHQFALASVTKPLVARAAQVALEEGAVDLATPAGPPGSTVEHLLAHASGLSLLSDAIIAKPGTRRVYSNYGFAVLAHAVAAGATIEFGTYLREAVLEPLGMGDTVLPGGADTAGYGGASTVVDLAAFAGDLLRPRLVTAETHHRATNVVFPGLDGVLPGYGVQRPNDWGLGFEIKGTKLPHWTGSENSPATYGHFGQAGTFLWVDPSVDLALVVLTDRSFDGWANQVWPQLSDAVLAEFG, encoded by the coding sequence GTGAGTGCCCTCGATCTCGTCGCCGATTGGCCGGTGCCCGCCGTTTCCGCCGCGGTGGTGGGGCCGGAGGGGATCAGAGCCCGCATTGGCCCGGTGACGCACCAATTCGCCCTCGCGTCGGTGACCAAGCCTCTCGTCGCCCGGGCCGCACAGGTGGCGCTCGAAGAGGGGGCCGTCGATCTCGCCACCCCGGCTGGGCCTCCCGGCTCGACCGTCGAGCACTTGCTCGCACATGCTTCGGGGCTGTCGCTGCTCTCTGACGCCATCATCGCCAAGCCGGGCACGCGTCGCGTCTATTCGAACTACGGATTCGCGGTGCTGGCGCATGCCGTGGCCGCCGGGGCCACCATCGAGTTCGGTACGTATCTGCGCGAGGCCGTGTTGGAGCCGCTGGGTATGGGGGACACGGTGTTACCTGGCGGGGCAGACACCGCCGGGTATGGGGGAGCCTCCACGGTCGTGGACCTCGCGGCCTTCGCCGGTGACCTGTTGCGGCCGCGTCTTGTCACGGCCGAGACACATCATCGTGCGACGAACGTCGTGTTTCCGGGGCTGGACGGAGTGCTGCCCGGGTATGGCGTGCAACGCCCCAACGACTGGGGGCTGGGTTTCGAGATCAAGGGCACCAAGCTCCCGCACTGGACCGGCAGCGAGAACTCACCGGCCACCTATGGCCACTTCGGGCAGGCGGGCACCTTCCTCTGGGTGGACCCGAGCGTCGACCTGGCGCTCGTCGTGCTCACGGACAGATCCTTCGACGGCTGGGCCAATCAGGTGTGGCCGCAGCTGTCCGATGCCGTGCTGGCCGAGTTCGGATAA
- a CDS encoding alpha/beta fold hydrolase: MTVGTTLTVDGHRLAYRQFGSGDRVVVLSHAFLTSHYLEHAWAKELAERGFRVICLDLLGTTADEHPLEPDRYNSQALGRQLIGALDALGIERAVLGGTSIGANISVEAAAWAPERVAGLLLEGPFLERGIGAAGYLWSAGLTLFTLGRPLVWLVGAVARSFPETEQPTLGLLREFLTAPPSRSAAFMKGMLVGRMAPPRAVRRAVIAPTMILALTADPLHPAADAHNLAIDIVGAQVVSAGTLATLRFWPRRVTPAIVSFLVETFGIDVTARQADA; encoded by the coding sequence GTGACGGTCGGCACCACACTCACCGTCGACGGACACCGGCTGGCTTATCGCCAGTTCGGTTCCGGGGACCGTGTTGTGGTGCTGTCACACGCCTTCCTCACCTCGCATTATTTGGAGCACGCCTGGGCCAAGGAGTTGGCCGAGCGCGGCTTTCGGGTGATCTGCCTGGATCTACTCGGCACTACCGCCGACGAGCACCCGCTGGAGCCCGACCGCTACAACTCGCAGGCGCTGGGGCGCCAGCTCATTGGCGCGCTGGATGCCCTCGGCATCGAACGCGCGGTGCTCGGCGGCACCTCCATCGGCGCGAACATCTCGGTGGAGGCGGCGGCATGGGCACCCGAGCGGGTGGCCGGCCTGCTGCTGGAGGGGCCATTCCTGGAGCGGGGTATCGGCGCCGCCGGTTACCTGTGGTCTGCCGGGCTCACCCTCTTCACCCTTGGGCGGCCGCTGGTGTGGCTGGTCGGCGCGGTGGCCCGATCCTTCCCCGAAACTGAACAACCCACCCTCGGCTTGCTGCGCGAATTCCTGACGGCTCCCCCGTCACGTTCCGCGGCATTCATGAAGGGCATGCTGGTGGGCCGGATGGCACCGCCACGCGCGGTGCGCCGGGCCGTGATTGCGCCGACGATGATTCTCGCGCTCACCGCGGACCCGCTACATCCGGCGGCCGACGCACACAACCTCGCCATCGATATCGTTGGTGCGCAAGTAGTTTCGGCCGGAACGTTGGCCACCTTGCGGTTCTGGCCGCGCCGGGTGACACCCGCGATCGTGAGTTTCCTGGTGGAGACGTTCGGCATCGACGTCACCGCTCGACAAGCCGATGCCTAG
- a CDS encoding DUF3145 domain-containing protein codes for MHASPQFADSTTGVVYVHASPAAVCPHVEWALSSTLSAITSGRTADAVKLRWQAQPAMPGQLRAVTNWVGPVGTGARLANALRSWPVLRFEVTEDASDGVDGQRFSHVPQLGMWSGSTSANGDIMVSEMRLRGLMDADPGSITAELDTMLGSAWDDALEPYRSGGDGAEVTWLRGVG; via the coding sequence ATGCACGCGTCGCCTCAGTTCGCCGACTCGACAACCGGCGTGGTGTATGTCCATGCCTCACCGGCCGCAGTGTGCCCGCACGTCGAGTGGGCCTTGTCGTCGACTCTGTCGGCGATCACGTCCGGTCGCACCGCTGACGCGGTGAAGCTGCGCTGGCAGGCGCAACCCGCCATGCCGGGGCAGCTGCGCGCCGTCACCAACTGGGTGGGCCCGGTGGGTACCGGTGCGCGCCTGGCCAACGCCCTGCGCTCGTGGCCGGTGCTTCGTTTCGAAGTCACCGAGGATGCCAGTGACGGCGTGGACGGCCAGCGCTTCAGCCACGTTCCGCAGCTCGGCATGTGGAGCGGCAGCACGAGTGCCAACGGCGACATCATGGTCAGCGAGATGCGGTTGCGCGGTCTGATGGATGCCGATCCCGGCAGCATCACCGCCGAACTCGACACCATGCTGGGCAGCGCGTGGGATGACGCCCTGGAGCCGTACCGCAGCGGCGGCGACGGCGCCGAGGTCACCTGGCTCCGCGGAGTCGGATAG
- a CDS encoding GGDEF domain-containing protein: MQNRQQLEPGFQYLLVTDALRGAGQLRQLKVGIGLLCFSIVILAGATQFNPLGPQGLWPRTIQAIAAAIAVIVGMCWILFPWPSRRGMVAFVAWADVTLAIAAATFSDPTARICAVAYLGLVGLLPTFFLGRRALVIHCGFAVALFGALVAMNVMVDGATWSAQFTYGAPTLAAVVLMPAIIQLVLEGGRDSILAAAVSANRDPLTGLLNRRGVTTAIDLLHRGRIDAVDVVVVLMDVNGLKELNDTRGHGAGDAMLKAVAAMLTASTRVGEIAARIGGDEFLVVAFPGRAENIDTTIRRVSTPRAGIDTWSVSVGAAWQSQTGGKVDLDSLVQQADYELYKVKSSRGMLDPQH, encoded by the coding sequence GTGCAAAATCGGCAGCAGCTAGAGCCAGGGTTTCAGTACCTTCTGGTTACCGATGCGCTTCGCGGTGCCGGGCAGTTGAGGCAGCTCAAGGTGGGCATCGGGCTCTTGTGCTTCTCGATTGTGATTCTGGCGGGAGCCACCCAGTTCAACCCGCTGGGACCGCAGGGGCTGTGGCCTCGCACGATCCAGGCCATCGCGGCCGCGATAGCGGTGATCGTCGGCATGTGCTGGATCTTGTTTCCCTGGCCGAGCCGGCGCGGCATGGTGGCGTTCGTGGCGTGGGCAGACGTGACTCTGGCGATAGCGGCCGCCACGTTTTCCGACCCGACGGCCAGGATCTGCGCGGTCGCATACCTGGGCCTGGTGGGCCTTCTTCCCACCTTTTTCCTGGGTAGACGCGCCTTGGTGATCCACTGTGGGTTCGCCGTGGCGTTGTTCGGCGCGCTGGTGGCGATGAACGTCATGGTCGACGGAGCGACGTGGTCCGCGCAGTTCACCTACGGAGCACCTACGCTCGCCGCGGTGGTGCTGATGCCAGCCATCATCCAGCTGGTTCTGGAAGGAGGTCGGGACTCGATCCTGGCAGCGGCGGTCTCGGCAAACAGAGATCCGCTGACGGGCCTGTTGAACCGTCGCGGCGTGACGACGGCGATTGACCTGCTGCACCGGGGTCGCATCGACGCCGTCGACGTCGTGGTGGTCTTGATGGATGTGAACGGGCTCAAAGAACTCAACGACACCCGCGGTCACGGTGCGGGCGATGCGATGTTGAAAGCGGTGGCCGCCATGCTCACCGCGAGTACACGGGTCGGCGAGATCGCCGCGCGCATCGGTGGCGACGAGTTCTTGGTGGTGGCATTTCCCGGCCGTGCCGAGAACATCGACACCACCATTCGCCGTGTCAGCACTCCGCGCGCGGGGATTGACACGTGGAGCGTCAGCGTCGGCGCCGCCTGGCAGTCTCAAACCGGCGGCAAAGTCGACTTGGATTCGCTTGTCCAACAGGCGGATTACGAGTTGTACAAGGTCAAAAGCTCTCGCGGGATGCTTGATCCCCAACACTGA
- the acpM gene encoding meromycolate extension acyl carrier protein AcpM yields MATAEEKDRIVAGLAEIIEEVTGIEPSEVTLEKSFVDDLDIDSLSMVEIAVQTEDKYGVKIPDEDLAGLRTVGDVVNYIEKLEQENPEAAANIRAQLEG; encoded by the coding sequence GTGGCCACCGCAGAAGAAAAAGATCGCATCGTCGCCGGTCTCGCCGAGATCATCGAAGAGGTCACCGGTATCGAGCCCTCCGAGGTCACCCTCGAGAAGTCGTTCGTCGACGACCTGGACATCGACTCGCTGTCGATGGTTGAGATCGCCGTTCAGACCGAGGACAAGTACGGCGTGAAGATCCCCGATGAGGATCTGGCCGGTCTGCGGACCGTTGGCGATGTCGTCAACTACATCGAGAAGCTCGAGCAGGAAAACCCCGAGGCCGCAGCCAACATCCGCGCGCAGCTGGAGGGCTAG
- a CDS encoding acyl-CoA carboxylase subunit beta: MTILAPEAIDESLDPRDPLLRLNMFFDDGTVELLHERDRSGVLAAAGTVNGVRTIAFCTDGTVMGGAMGIEGCRHIVNAYDTAIEEQSPIVGIWHSGGARLAEGVSALHAVGLVFEAMIRASGYIPQISIVVGFAAGGAAYGPALTDVIIMAPQSRVFVTGPDVVRSVTGEDVDMATLGGPEAHHKKSGVCHIVADDELDSYARGRKLIGFFCQQGVFDRGRAESDHTDLRALLPASAKRAYDVHPIVNALLDADDPFEEFQGKWAPSMVIGLGRLAGRSVGVLANNPLRLGGCLNSESAEKAARFVRLCNAFGIPLIVLVDVPGYLPGVGQEWGGVVRRGAKLLHAFGEATVPRVTLVTRKIYGGAYIAMNSRSLGATKVFAWPDAEVAVMGAKAAVGILHKKQLAAAPADEREALHEELALEHERIAGGVDRAIEIGVVDEEIEPSQTRAVLTRALAEAPSRRGRHKNIPL; this comes from the coding sequence ATGACGATCCTGGCTCCCGAGGCCATCGACGAATCGCTCGATCCGCGTGATCCGTTGCTGCGTCTGAACATGTTCTTCGATGACGGCACGGTGGAGTTGCTGCATGAGCGTGATCGCTCGGGTGTGCTGGCCGCCGCTGGCACGGTCAACGGAGTCAGGACCATCGCCTTTTGCACCGATGGCACCGTCATGGGCGGAGCCATGGGTATCGAGGGCTGCCGGCACATCGTGAACGCCTACGACACCGCCATCGAGGAGCAAAGCCCCATCGTGGGGATCTGGCACTCCGGCGGTGCCCGCCTGGCCGAAGGGGTCTCGGCCCTGCACGCGGTCGGGCTGGTCTTTGAGGCCATGATCCGGGCCTCCGGTTACATCCCGCAGATCTCGATCGTGGTCGGATTCGCCGCTGGCGGTGCCGCCTACGGCCCCGCCCTGACCGACGTCATCATCATGGCCCCCCAAAGCCGCGTGTTCGTCACCGGCCCGGACGTGGTGCGCTCGGTGACCGGCGAAGACGTCGACATGGCCACCCTGGGCGGCCCCGAAGCCCACCACAAAAAATCCGGGGTCTGCCACATCGTGGCCGACGACGAACTGGACTCCTACGCCCGCGGGCGCAAACTGATCGGCTTCTTTTGCCAGCAAGGCGTTTTCGATCGCGGCCGCGCCGAATCCGATCACACCGACCTACGCGCACTGCTGCCCGCATCAGCCAAACGCGCCTACGACGTACACCCCATCGTCAACGCCCTGCTCGACGCCGATGACCCGTTCGAAGAGTTCCAAGGCAAATGGGCCCCCTCCATGGTCATCGGCCTGGGCCGCCTGGCCGGACGCAGCGTCGGAGTCCTGGCCAACAACCCACTGCGCCTGGGCGGCTGCCTGAACTCCGAAAGCGCCGAAAAAGCAGCACGTTTCGTACGCCTATGCAACGCCTTCGGCATCCCACTGATCGTGCTCGTGGACGTACCCGGCTACCTACCCGGCGTCGGCCAGGAATGGGGCGGAGTCGTGCGCCGCGGCGCCAAACTGCTGCACGCCTTCGGTGAAGCCACCGTGCCCCGCGTCACCCTGGTGACCCGCAAAATCTATGGCGGGGCCTACATCGCCATGAACTCACGCTCACTAGGGGCCACCAAAGTCTTCGCCTGGCCCGACGCCGAAGTCGCCGTCATGGGCGCCAAAGCCGCCGTCGGCATCCTGCACAAAAAACAACTCGCCGCCGCCCCCGCAGACGAACGCGAAGCCCTCCACGAAGAACTCGCCCTCGAACACGAACGCATCGCCGGCGGCGTGGACCGCGCCATCGAAATCGGCGTCGTCGACGAAGAAATCGAACCCTCACAAACCCGCGCCGTCCTCACCCGCGCACTCGCCGAAGCGCCGTCGCGGCGCGGCCGGCACAAGAACATCCCGCTGTGA
- a CDS encoding ACP S-malonyltransferase, protein MIALLAPGQGSQTPGMLTPWLELPGATDQVEQWSKVSGLDLVRLGTTATAEEITDTSITQPLVVALTLLAYDELTKRGHLNAKTTVVAGHSVGEIAAYAIAGVISADDAVALAATRGAEMAKACALDPTGMAAVLGGDEAEVLERLEALELIPANRNAVGQIVAAGRITALEKLAEDPPAKARVRQLATAGAFHTHFMAPAQEAYAAAAAAIAPAEPVTTLLSNFDGTPVASGADAMDKLINQLTSPVRWDLCTEYFKTADVQAVVELPPSGALSGIAKREMRGVTNHALKALEDLDALAEL, encoded by the coding sequence GTGATCGCGCTGCTTGCTCCCGGACAGGGATCCCAGACTCCCGGCATGCTGACCCCGTGGCTCGAATTGCCCGGTGCCACCGACCAGGTTGAGCAGTGGTCGAAGGTCAGCGGACTCGATCTGGTGCGCCTGGGAACCACAGCCACCGCCGAGGAGATCACCGATACCTCCATCACCCAGCCGCTGGTGGTCGCCCTGACCCTGCTGGCCTACGACGAGCTGACCAAGCGTGGCCACCTCAACGCCAAGACCACCGTGGTCGCCGGCCACTCCGTCGGTGAGATCGCCGCCTACGCCATCGCCGGGGTCATTTCCGCCGACGACGCCGTCGCTCTTGCCGCCACCCGCGGCGCTGAGATGGCCAAGGCGTGCGCGCTGGACCCGACCGGCATGGCCGCCGTGCTGGGTGGCGACGAGGCCGAGGTGCTCGAGCGCCTGGAGGCCCTCGAACTGATCCCCGCCAACCGCAACGCCGTCGGACAGATTGTCGCCGCCGGACGCATCACGGCCCTGGAGAAGCTGGCCGAGGATCCCCCGGCCAAGGCGCGTGTCCGCCAGCTCGCCACCGCCGGCGCCTTCCACACCCACTTCATGGCTCCCGCGCAGGAGGCCTACGCCGCCGCGGCCGCCGCGATCGCCCCGGCCGAACCGGTCACCACCTTGCTGTCCAACTTCGACGGCACTCCCGTCGCCTCCGGCGCCGATGCCATGGACAAGCTCATCAACCAGCTCACCTCGCCGGTGCGCTGGGACCTGTGCACCGAGTACTTCAAGACGGCGGACGTACAGGCCGTCGTCGAACTGCCGCCCTCGGGTGCGTTGTCCGGCATCGCCAAGCGTGAGATGCGTGGCGTCACCAATCACGCACTGAAAGCCCTCGAAGACCTCGACGCCCTGGCCGAGCTGTAA
- a CDS encoding TetR/AcrR family transcriptional regulator, which produces MVGKSSPQSAAKLPATAHGRRTRAAIVDAAAQMMYQKGVTATSLDDILAASHTGKSQLYHYFKDKSDLVKAVLERQTELVLQAQPTLAQIDSMEGVEQWAQAILTMHEVPDGPFGCPLGSMAAELKNDPAYQPALAAAFHQWQSLLADGLTRMQDRGDLDRTEDPQRLAATILATLQGGMLMGRATMDITVLRDSLELAIEGIRRKLRT; this is translated from the coding sequence ATGGTAGGTAAGTCGTCACCCCAAAGCGCCGCCAAGCTGCCCGCGACCGCGCACGGACGCCGCACCCGGGCGGCCATCGTCGATGCGGCCGCCCAGATGATGTACCAAAAGGGCGTCACCGCAACCAGTCTCGACGACATCCTGGCCGCCTCCCATACCGGCAAGTCGCAGCTGTACCACTATTTCAAGGACAAGTCCGACTTGGTGAAGGCCGTCCTCGAACGTCAGACCGAGCTCGTCCTGCAGGCACAGCCGACACTCGCCCAGATCGACTCGATGGAGGGTGTTGAGCAGTGGGCCCAGGCGATCTTGACCATGCACGAAGTGCCCGATGGCCCGTTCGGGTGCCCGTTGGGCAGCATGGCCGCCGAACTCAAGAACGATCCGGCGTATCAGCCCGCGCTCGCCGCCGCGTTTCACCAATGGCAGTCATTGCTTGCCGACGGTTTAACCCGGATGCAGGATCGCGGCGACCTTGACCGCACCGAAGATCCCCAGCGGCTGGCCGCGACAATCCTTGCCACCCTGCAGGGCGGCATGTTGATGGGGCGGGCGACCATGGACATCACCGTCCTGCGCGACAGCCTCGAGCTGGCCATCGAAGGTATTCGGCGCAAACTGCGCACCTGA
- the kasA gene encoding 3-oxoacyl-ACP synthase KasA, with amino-acid sequence MTTPSTANGGFPNVVVTALAATTSIAPDIEGTWKGLIAGESGIEVLEDEFVEKFGLPVWIGGHLKEPIDTHMTRLELRRMAYVQRMALLVGRQVWQNAGTPDDIDKDRLAVVIGTGLGGGERIVETYDTMNEHGIRKVSPLAVQMCMPNGAAAVVGLEIGARAGVITPVSACSSGSEAIAHAWRQIVMGDADMVVCGGVEGMIEALPIAAFSMMRAMSTRNDEPEKASRPFDKDRDGFVFGEAGALMVIETEEHAKARGAQILARVMGAGITSDAYHMVAPGPDGVRAGAAMTRAIQTAGLSPKDIDHINAHGTATPIGDIAEANAIHVAGVQHAAVYAPKSALGHSIGAVGALESVLTVLALRDGVIPPTLNLDNLDPEIDLDVVAGEPRHGDFKYAINNSFGFGGHNVALAFGKY; translated from the coding sequence GTGACAACCCCTTCCACTGCAAACGGTGGCTTCCCCAATGTCGTTGTGACGGCTCTCGCCGCAACGACCTCTATCGCGCCTGACATCGAGGGCACGTGGAAGGGACTCATCGCCGGGGAAAGCGGTATCGAGGTTCTCGAGGACGAATTCGTCGAGAAGTTCGGTCTGCCCGTGTGGATCGGTGGGCACCTCAAGGAGCCCATCGATACCCACATGACCCGGCTGGAGCTTCGCCGGATGGCCTACGTGCAGCGCATGGCGCTGCTCGTAGGCCGTCAGGTGTGGCAGAACGCCGGCACGCCCGATGACATCGACAAGGACCGCCTCGCGGTCGTCATCGGTACCGGGCTCGGCGGTGGCGAGCGCATCGTCGAAACCTACGACACCATGAATGAACATGGCATTCGCAAGGTTTCGCCGCTCGCCGTACAGATGTGTATGCCCAACGGTGCCGCCGCAGTGGTGGGCCTGGAGATCGGCGCCCGCGCGGGCGTCATCACGCCGGTGTCGGCGTGTTCCTCCGGCTCGGAAGCCATCGCACACGCATGGCGCCAGATCGTGATGGGCGATGCCGACATGGTCGTCTGCGGTGGCGTGGAGGGCATGATCGAGGCCCTGCCGATTGCCGCGTTCTCCATGATGCGTGCCATGTCGACACGAAATGACGAGCCGGAGAAGGCTTCTCGCCCGTTCGACAAGGACCGCGACGGATTCGTGTTCGGCGAAGCCGGTGCGCTCATGGTCATCGAGACCGAGGAGCACGCCAAGGCTCGCGGCGCGCAGATCCTGGCCCGCGTGATGGGCGCAGGCATCACCTCCGACGCGTACCACATGGTGGCCCCGGGCCCCGACGGTGTGCGCGCCGGTGCGGCGATGACCCGTGCGATTCAGACAGCAGGCTTGTCCCCCAAGGACATTGACCACATCAACGCGCACGGCACGGCCACCCCGATCGGCGATATCGCCGAGGCCAACGCCATCCATGTCGCCGGTGTGCAGCACGCCGCGGTCTACGCGCCCAAGTCGGCACTGGGTCACTCGATTGGCGCCGTCGGCGCCCTGGAATCGGTGCTCACCGTGCTCGCGCTGCGCGACGGCGTTATCCCGCCGACGCTCAATCTTGACAACCTTGATCCCGAAATCGACCTGGATGTCGTTGCGGGCGAGCCACGACACGGGGATTTTAAATACGCAATCAATAACTCGTTCGGATTCGGCGGGCACAACGTTGCGCTTGCCTTTGGCAAGTATTAA
- a CDS encoding S-(hydroxymethyl)mycothiol dehydrogenase, translating to MAQTVRGVIARSVKAPVELVDIVVPDPGPGEVVVKVQACGVCHTDLTYREGGINDEFPFLLGHEAAGIVETVGDGVTTVAPGDFVILNWRAVCGVCRACKRGRPQYCFDTFNATQKMTLTDGTELTPALGIGAFIEKTLVHAGQCTKVDPSADPAVVGLLGCGVMAGLGAAVNTGNVGRDDTVAVIGCGGVGDAAIAGAKLAGARTIIAIDTDDKKLAWAKDFGATHTINAREVDDVITAVQDLTDEFGADVVIDAVGRPETWKQAFYARDLAGTVVLVGVPTPDMKLEMPLIDFFSRGGSLKSSWYGDCLPERDFPTLVSLYQQGRLPLDRFVTERIGIDNIEEAFDKMHHGQVLRSVVVL from the coding sequence ATGGCTCAAACGGTGCGCGGTGTGATCGCTCGGTCGGTGAAGGCTCCCGTGGAATTGGTGGACATTGTGGTTCCCGATCCGGGCCCGGGTGAGGTTGTGGTGAAGGTGCAGGCGTGCGGGGTGTGCCACACCGATCTGACCTACCGCGAGGGCGGGATCAACGACGAATTCCCGTTCCTGCTCGGCCATGAGGCCGCCGGAATCGTGGAGACCGTCGGCGACGGCGTGACCACCGTGGCGCCGGGCGATTTCGTGATCCTGAACTGGCGCGCGGTGTGCGGGGTGTGCCGGGCCTGCAAGCGTGGGCGTCCGCAGTACTGCTTCGACACTTTCAACGCGACGCAGAAGATGACGCTCACCGATGGCACCGAGCTGACTCCGGCCCTGGGGATCGGCGCGTTCATCGAAAAAACACTGGTACACGCCGGGCAGTGCACCAAGGTCGACCCCTCGGCCGATCCGGCCGTGGTCGGCCTGTTGGGGTGCGGGGTGATGGCCGGCCTAGGAGCGGCCGTGAACACCGGCAACGTGGGTCGCGATGACACCGTGGCCGTGATCGGTTGCGGCGGAGTCGGCGACGCCGCCATCGCCGGCGCCAAACTCGCCGGGGCCCGCACCATCATCGCCATCGACACCGACGACAAAAAACTGGCCTGGGCCAAGGACTTCGGTGCCACGCACACCATCAACGCCCGCGAGGTCGACGATGTGATCACCGCGGTGCAGGACCTCACCGACGAGTTCGGTGCCGATGTCGTCATCGATGCGGTCGGGCGCCCGGAAACCTGGAAGCAGGCCTTCTACGCCCGCGATCTGGCCGGCACCGTGGTGCTCGTCGGAGTCCCCACCCCCGACATGAAACTTGAGATGCCGCTGATCGACTTCTTCTCCCGCGGCGGATCGTTGAAGTCTTCCTGGTACGGCGACTGCCTGCCCGAACGCGACTTCCCCACTCTGGTCAGCCTCTACCAACAAGGCCGCCTGCCACTGGATCGCTTCGTCACCGAACGCATCGGCATCGACAACATCGAAGAAGCCTTCGACAAGATGCACCACGGACAGGTACTGCGCTCCGTCGTGGTGCTGTAG
- a CDS encoding PucR family transcriptional regulator, which yields MADNSVSALRGFRAARPPRERAEVPEALLHRIKQFSGRLSTEAVHVMEDRLPFFADLEASQRSSVALVVQTAINNFVEWIRDPEGTVGFTMQAFEVVPQDLAKRIALRHSVDMVRTAMEFFEEVLPLLARNDEQLVTLTEGILRYSRDLAFGAASAYAEAAETRGAWDSRLEATVVDAVVRGDTGPDMLSRAAALNWDTTAPATVIVGTPRPENIATSTTLVHEVAQRHGRGALAVIQGTRLLTIVSGTFTTHDKFLADLIKVFSDGPVVVGPTSGTLSASHNSAVEALSGMDAVSGWRGAPRPVSSRELLPERALLGDKAAIASLNTEVMRPLADAGPALTETLDAYLDSGGAIEACARALFVHPNTVRYRLKRITDFTGRDPTSPRDAYVLRVAATVGRLAQDHADVFTPEPGITPVTINVIKA from the coding sequence ATGGCCGACAATTCGGTGAGCGCGCTGCGTGGGTTTCGCGCCGCCCGGCCCCCGCGGGAGCGGGCCGAGGTGCCCGAGGCGCTACTGCACCGGATCAAGCAGTTTTCCGGACGCCTCTCCACCGAGGCCGTACACGTCATGGAGGACCGGCTGCCGTTCTTCGCCGACCTGGAGGCCTCACAACGCTCCAGCGTGGCGCTGGTGGTCCAGACGGCGATCAACAATTTCGTCGAGTGGATCCGCGACCCCGAGGGCACTGTCGGCTTCACCATGCAGGCCTTTGAGGTGGTACCCCAGGACCTCGCCAAACGCATCGCGTTGCGCCATTCCGTCGACATGGTGCGCACCGCGATGGAGTTTTTCGAAGAGGTGCTGCCCCTGCTCGCCCGCAACGACGAGCAGCTGGTGACGCTCACCGAGGGCATCCTGCGCTACAGCCGTGACCTTGCCTTCGGAGCTGCCAGCGCCTACGCCGAGGCGGCGGAAACCCGGGGCGCCTGGGACTCCCGGCTGGAAGCGACGGTGGTCGACGCGGTGGTGCGCGGCGACACCGGACCGGACATGCTCTCGCGCGCGGCGGCCCTGAACTGGGACACCACCGCGCCGGCGACCGTCATCGTCGGCACCCCCCGGCCAGAAAACATCGCGACATCGACAACGCTGGTGCACGAGGTGGCACAGCGCCACGGGCGTGGAGCACTCGCCGTCATCCAGGGCACCCGGCTGCTGACCATCGTGTCGGGCACGTTCACCACACACGACAAGTTCCTGGCAGACCTGATCAAGGTCTTCTCCGACGGTCCGGTCGTCGTGGGCCCCACCTCCGGAACGCTGAGCGCGTCGCACAACAGCGCCGTGGAGGCACTTTCGGGTATGGACGCGGTATCGGGGTGGCGCGGCGCCCCTCGTCCGGTGTCATCGCGCGAGCTGCTGCCCGAACGTGCGCTCCTGGGCGATAAGGCGGCCATCGCGTCCCTCAACACCGAAGTGATGCGCCCACTCGCCGATGCCGGCCCGGCGCTCACCGAAACCCTGGACGCTTACTTAGATTCCGGGGGCGCCATCGAGGCGTGCGCGCGCGCACTGTTTGTTCACCCGAATACCGTCCGTTATCGACTCAAGCGAATCACCGATTTCACCGGAAGAGACCCAACGTCCCCGCGTGATGCCTATGTCTTGCGAGTCGCGGCAACCGTCGGCAGACTGGCCCAGGACCACGCGGATGTTTTCACTCCTGAACCAGGAATCACGCCAGTCACAATCAACGTCATCAAGGCTTAG